The Haloferax volcanii DS2 DNA segment TAAACAGCAAAATCACCGCCAAGATAACCATTAATTCGCTGTTCAAAAACAACAATCGACAATATGATTAAAGAGATTGGAATGAGTTTGAGGATGATTGCACTCGATAAGTACTCACCGGGCTGAATTCCTTCACTAATTCGTTTTTCAACAGCACCACGTAATCCGAAATCAGCCGGTATAGCAACTATACCGAGTAAAGCTTGGAACAAAAAGAACACACCCATCTGTGATGCGCCCAATTCTCGGGCAAAAAAAGTGATTCCCAAGAATTGGAGACCTGCTCCGAAAATATTGGCTATGAATAATTTGATACTTGAACGAGCAAGATCCATCGGTTAGCCTCCATTAGTAATCTTACTGGATTCATGTGGATAAAAATGCATTGGAGATTGACTTTATTATTAATAATTGAATTTATTATTCGTTACAATCCTTAGGTGCTCCGTGTGATAGTGAACTGGCTCTTGTCTAAGTCTAGTAGCTCTTGACTGACCCCACAACCAAGTCGTTACTCAACCTGATAATGATTAGATAGTTAACGTTAACCACTACATCTATCACGTGCGAATTGTATCCCTAGGAAAGATGCCAAACATCCACGATGTCGAAGTCCGTGACCTCCAAGTCAACGCCGACCAGCGAGGCCACTTGGTCGAAGTGTTCCGTAGCGACTGGGACGAATACGAAATTGACCCGGAGATGTCCTACTACTCGATGACGTATCCCGGAGTCGTGCGGGCCTGGCATCGCCATCTCGAAGGCCAGATCGACCACTTCGTCTGCCCGAAGGGTCGTATCACGGTGGGCATCTACGACGACCGCGAAGACTCGCCCACGCAAGGAGAACTCGACACGTTCGTCATCGGCGAGCACAACCAACAAGTCATCCGCATCCCAGGTGACTGCTGGCACGGATTCAAGGCTATCGGCGACGAGCCGTCGCTGCTCATCAACTACCCGACGAACCTCTACGACTACGAAGATCCCGACGAAGAGCGCATTCCGTACGATGACGACCGGATTCCGTACGACTGGAACGCGGAAATCCACGGCTAAACAGCAACCTGCCAGCAGGGCACAAACTTATTTAGTACCGTGTCAGGTATCGTCTCATATCGATGAAAGGCGTACTTCTCTCAGGAGGCACGGGCTCCCGTCTCCGACCCATTACCCACACCGGGCCGAAGCAACTCGTTCCGGTCGCGAATAAACCCGTCCTCGAATACGCGGTCGAGGACCTCAAA contains these protein-coding regions:
- a CDS encoding dTDP-4-dehydrorhamnose 3,5-epimerase family protein, giving the protein MPNIHDVEVRDLQVNADQRGHLVEVFRSDWDEYEIDPEMSYYSMTYPGVVRAWHRHLEGQIDHFVCPKGRITVGIYDDREDSPTQGELDTFVIGEHNQQVIRIPGDCWHGFKAIGDEPSLLINYPTNLYDYEDPDEERIPYDDDRIPYDWNAEIHG